From the Papaver somniferum cultivar HN1 chromosome 2, ASM357369v1, whole genome shotgun sequence genome, the window TAATTCCTCCCTGGACGCTCTCATTTCAAATTTTGCTGCTCAAGGCCTGGACACTGGAGATTTGGTTGCTCTGTCAGGTAGCCATACTATAGGAGTGTCAAGGTGTGTAAGCTTTAAACCGAGGATTTATGGGGATAATTTGGAGGCAGAAAATGATCACTACAAAAGGGTCACAGTTTTCCATCGAATACTACGGTCGATATGTCCACAGTCAGGGAGAGACAACGCAATAGTATCTCTTGATTTGAAGACACCAGGATTTTTCGATAATCAATATCATCGGAACGTTCTTGAAAGTAAAGGATTATTAAACAGTGACAATGTACTAATTTCTCAAGATGTTAAAGGTGAAATATCGGCAAGGGTGTGGGCTTATGCAGCTGACGAACAGTTTTTCTTCCGGTCCTTTGTGAACTCCATAATAAAGATGGGAAATATTAATGTGCTAACCGGCGAAGAAGGTGAAATTCGTCGGAATTGCAGGGTTGTGAACGATTTGTGAATTCACCTGCTGCAGTCCAGATTTgagcaaaaaaataataatgtactTGCAAGACACGTTATTATGTTATTGTTGTGGTAAAATTGCACTGACTTGAAATAGAATACCAATGAAACACTATGATGATACTCTGCACAAGCATTTTTCGGGGTTAAAGTACTTATTTTCGTCTAAATGATTCCAAAGACATTAAAACTGTAAAAGATACAAGTATTTTTTTGACTTAACTAAGTCGAAAAGTCAAAAACTAGTTGAGTAACTAGATTTCTGATTCACCTGTACAAGCGAAAGAGTACTTGAAGCAGAAATATTTTGCTTCTGACTTGTAAAACTGCTTCTACTTCTGAAAATGAATAGGCTCAAAA encodes:
- the LOC113353860 gene encoding peroxidase 20-like is translated as MGIIKRFPILWLVIIILHCLHDVSGQLYLDYYKESCPLVEEIVRRQVEIAVLKDPRSAASLLRLHFHDCFVMGCDASVLLDSTSSMTSEKQAGPNLNSLRGFRVIDKIKQVLEEACPNTVSCADVLAIVARDAVVSRGGPSWPVELGRRDSLKASFNGANRFIPTPNSSLDALISNFAAQGLDTGDLVALSGSHTIGVSRCVSFKPRIYGDNLEAENDHYKRVTVFHRILRSICPQSGRDNAIVSLDLKTPGFFDNQYHRNVLESKGLLNSDNVLISQDVKGEISARVWAYAADEQFFFRSFVNSIIKMGNINVLTGEEGEIRRNCRVVNDL